The genomic interval catttggtaaagaaaataataagaaaCTAGCACATACATGTGTTCTTCCAAGTTAAATTTTACTATATTGAATCACATGCACTACTTGCAGACATGTTTGGTTCTCACATTATCTAATAAGCATCTAAGCATCAAAAGAGGCATATTCAGTTTTGCCGGGTTTTGGTTAAAAACCAAATATCAAAATGATACTGATTCTATTATCTTAATGAAACCGATGCGATTTAATCTGGGTTTGGTTTTCAAATTATTCTACAAGCTCCATCACTACATCGACATCTCATCCCTTTTACCGGCCTGGTCAAGTCCTTGGATACTCTGTTTCAGCACGGTCTAAAAGCAAATATGACTCGGAAATAAATAACCAAGCAATTCCAGATGATGAATGGAGGAGCATCATGAAGATTAATATTGAACAGATTCAAAATGATTAAAAGATTGATGTTTAACTCTGATATAGGAGGATATTGCTATTAAACACTATCTAATATCGTGTTAATCAAGCTTTAAACCTACGCATATCCACTACTTCCCTCCCAATGATTTATCCTAAAATAAAAACTCGGGAGAACAGAAAAAGAGGTCAAATTTCCTTTTTGAAACACACCCACGAATTCCCTATACCAAAAGTAGCATTATCAATTCCTTCTGGTACACCCAGCATTTTCAAACTAGCAAAACCATTATGGATCATCCTCTACATTACAATCTTCTAAGATACAGCAAactattatattatatatatactgctCTAATCCTTTTCAGAAGGCCCCATATAACCCACTAGCAACTATGAGAGTCCCACTACAAAAGGCCATCATTTTCCACTACCCCCACCATTGATACAAAAATAAGAGCATATCAAGTGAGCTTTTGACAATTCTTCTCCTTTACTTTAACCTGGCAAGACACGAAGGGCCTGCTCGTATTTTATAGAGCATTGACATCGAACCCTGTCTTGACAAAAGTTGAAAGAAATGGCAAAAGCAAGAAACTATGGCATCTGACTTCGAATGCAATTTGAAACTGAGCAAACCAACTAAAGATGGGGGGTAGCAACAAGACAAATAAGGCATGGGACCCCAAGAGCATCTAGAGAGTTTTCCATGGGGCAGTGGGAACACAtacccttttttttcttgaggTCTATGAAGGGGGATTCAATTCAGGCTTGACAACACTGGAGGTGTCTGGTGGTTGTGTCTGGTAAATTGCCGAGGCTAGTGAGATAGGCATGATACAAAGAGCCTTCGATTGAAGGAACTGCATCGCAGCTCCGACATTTTCTTCCATAAGCTTAGCGACTTGTCGTTCTGTGCCGTCATTAGACCATTTATCCCATGCCGGTTGGTTTCTACCACCTTCGCCACTTTCTTCCTGAAATTGAGACAGGCATGGATGTTGAtaacaaataagaaaatatagcAAATTTAAACACGTTTTCATTTAATACCTCAACCGAAGATAGTGGGATATCCGTTACAAGTGGTGCTACAGCACCAGCTCCTCCCAATCTACTCATACTCAAAACCTGTAAAGCATATGAATTGAGTGtattaagaaaataagaaacaccttcattttcttcatcatcataagAAGACCTACACCCACTCCACCCAAATCCGAAAACCTAACAAATCGGTCAATAAAAACGAAAGTGTCTACCAGTAGTAATGACTCGACCGACTTAAGTCCAATAcaagttccaaattcaaattataGGAAGACTGAGAAGTCCAAATCTGTCCGCTGGAGAGAACTAACTCAAGTCTACGAACAGGGtttcaaattgtttggtatctTTATAATAACATAACACACAAAGACCTTGTTTTgcctttttaaaaaaaattatggatAAGTACAAATTTCACAGACCATTGATCAAGTTCAAATCTTGCAAATTCACACACTATTGGTATTTTCCATGATGATGAATATTTATCTTTTTGACACTGATGTAATAGGAGATTTAGCTAACTTGTGGACTCAAAGAATCAGTAATTTGAATATGCATACAGCATACCCAAAGGAAGATTGGAAACatttttatggttgagacATAGAACTTCAACTGAAAAGTTGACATCACAGGACAATATGGCTTGTCTTGCAATAGTATACAACACAAAGAGGAGGGAGGAATGAGTCTGAAAGATATGTATTCATGTTTACTATACCTTTACTTGAAGCTTCAGGAACTTCACGTAATCCATTATTTCGTCAAGCATAGCAGCTCTATCTGTCTGCAGAAACATAGGATGGAGATAAGAGACTTGTCAATGCTAGTTTGCTTGATTTGACAACTGAACTAACATCAATAATAAGCAAAATAATCTATAACATTAGCATTTCAACAATTCTCAAAAACAATTAATGATACCGACTAATTGAATGCCATAGTACCATGCATCATGTAACTTGATAGTAATGGTTATATACAAATGCACTATCATGAAAAACACTCATCTTTCAAAAGTTACAAGACATCTCCAAAATTGAAGTTGAATGAGCTCATTTCACATCTTAACTATCTTAAGAAAACAGTACCAGCCAATCCAAAAACCAGAGTTATTCTTTTCATACACTGGACTTTTGAACAACAGGCTAAGCCTTTCAAATATAATGTACATCCTATACAGTGCTTCTGATTGTGCTTAAAGTTCAGaaaagtttcattcaattctGCCCTCTTGGCCTTGCAACATTTGAATACAAGAATATATGTCACAGTCTCAAGCTTACACGAAATTGAAAGCATAATGTGAACGAAATAACACTGACCTTGTTTACACTAGGAACTAGTTCCTGCAACGCCCTAATTCTTTCTGCTATCCGTTCTCGGCGCAACTGCACAGAAAAGGTGCAAAATAGAGTGATTCTACGATATAAAGGTGGGAGAAGGGACAATATTAAATATAGCTGGAAGTTGGAACAAGAACTAACACAGAGAACAAAGTAGTAGGCACTTTAAGAAAATATCCAGAGCGAGTTTCTTATGAGAGTTTACTCACTCGCTCGGCAATGCTATGTGGATCTGTGGCTTGTCCTCTTCTGGCCCTCACCCTTGGTCGCATAGCAGGTGGATGTGGTGCTGCAGCAACTGTACTAGAAATTGGTTGCCCGTGGAAAACCTGCGAAATGCCACAATTTATATTACCAAGAACAGGTTTTTCCTACACTGCACTGGAAAGGTAATTACTTCACTGGTGTATAAACAGAATTGCATTCTACGTTATACTCAAATGAAGAGGCGCATGTGTTAAAATCATTACGTTATAATTACCTAAAtccccagaaaaaaaaaaagcttggGTCTAAACCCACATGCACACACCCATAACTTTTCACATGCTTCCCTCTTCCAAAATGCTTATGAATATTTGTTTCTCATGACttaaaagaatatatatatatatatcttcagcTTTCTGTTTGATCCTGGCCAGACAGACAAGTAGTGTTCCCGTTTCTCAACTCCCTTGTATTTTACCTCTTGTCAGATTTAGACTTCTTGAATCTCATTTAATCAACTATCACCCTAGTTTTCTTTCACTTGTCTTCTTCGTTATTAAACAAACACACTTAATTAAACCATTAGCATTCTCAACTCTCATACTTAACTTCAAGACTCAAACTTGAAGTGACCAAACAGTTTAGGGAATCTTACATTTTTGACAGAGGAAGCTCTACAATCAACGACGTCGTCTCGAAACCGCTTCTCGCTGCCGGAGGCCTCCTCGGGCTTTAAAAACCCGGCCTTGCCCTGCTCCAGGCTCAGCCCTAAGGGGAACACTCCGCCGTGAAACCCGCCGCCGACCATGTGGCCGGAGCCGTCGCCGGAGTTGAGCTGCAGCATCATGGAGGAGGGATTTCCGGCCATGGAGCCGTCGGGGCCCGTGAGATTAGCGTCGGGGGAGGCGAAACTGGGGAGGCCGAGGATTTGCTCGAGGAAATCGTCGGCCTGGGCTTGGGAGGGGTTGGTGGCCATGGGGAGGAGTTGGAGGTGAGTTTAGggtttcagagagagagagagagagcatctACATGCAAAgatgaggagagagaaagagagagagctttAGAGTGAAGCTTTGGGTTTTTGCTTTCTGGGGAGAGTACGAGTGTGTGAGAGAGTGAAGAGGACGAAAAATGAGGGTGGCTTTATCCTGCTTTAAAATGTTTCTGTTTAAATAAATGGGTCCACATTTCTCTGTTATTACGTCGCGTTGCCATTTTGGATTCGGCGGTTTGGCGGGTACGTACTAACCGACCCGGGAGGCCCAAGTGCCCCGCTCTCAGTGTTACGATTCTTACCTCTCGAACCTCTGGACTCTCGAGTCAAGAGAAGATGACTTAAATTACCCACCAATATTTCTACGAGTTCTTTCTGTGAGTGGATGGTAGTAGgtgaatgaagagatagtGGAGGAAATCACGGGTAGTGGAGTGATTAGTATATAGTGTAAATTAGTCTATATATACCATTGTAATCTGTATATGCAATTTatcaattcaagagaaacaatCAGTATCTTaccacttggtatcagagcctcctGCTctgttctttccttttttctcctttttccgGCAGGTCGACATCCGGCGCCTCTCCGTTGCTTCTGCTTGGCCGCTCCGCACTCGGACTCGCCGCTCGACGTCGTCGTCGATCTTCCTCGGAGCTAATCGCCCACTGTCCCTCTAAAGTCGCTCCGTTCTTCTGGCTCCGCCGCTGCTCCTCCGCCGTTGTCTCTCCGAGACGCCCTCCTCCGGTGGTCCCTCTCTTCCCGGATCTGCCTCTCCtcggctctctctctcctccggtGGTCCGCTCCATCGACGAGATCAATTTTCGCCGTTCTCCTCTTTTTCACGAAACTTTCGGCGAAACCCTTACATTTATCTACTCTcaatccgacccggcccggcccgctcTCGACCCGGCCCGGTCCACcagacccgacccggttcgaCCAGATTCTGTCGATGCATATTCACCGTCAGTGCACGTGCACCGGTGACAAATTGTTCtcattttttgtgtttttttgcTGTCTAACtacattgtttctttttcgATGGGTTCTGGACATGAAACTGAGGGTTCTCAGCTCCCTGAAGTTCTGacctttgaagtatctgtcaaaagttctgacagtggttcatttgggggcaccaaactcaacggaaccaattttcgtaaatggaaacgactcatggctgctcatcttcg from Argentina anserina chromosome 2, drPotAnse1.1, whole genome shotgun sequence carries:
- the LOC126785422 gene encoding transcription factor UNE12-like isoform X1, whose translation is MATNPSQAQADDFLEQILGLPSFASPDANLTGPDGSMAGNPSSMMLQLNSGDGSGHMVGGGFHGGVFPLGLSLEQGKAGFLKPEEASGSEKRFRDDVVDCRASSVKNVFHGQPISSTVAAAPHPPAMRPRVRARRGQATDPHSIAERLRRERIAERIRALQELVPSVNKTDRAAMLDEIMDYVKFLKLQVLSMSRLGGAGAVAPLVTDIPLSSVEEESGEGGRNQPAWDKWSNDGTERQVAKLMEENVGAAMQFLQSKALCIMPISLASAIYQTQPPDTSSVVKPELNPPS
- the LOC126785422 gene encoding transcription factor UNE12-like isoform X2; its protein translation is MATNPSQAQADDFLEQILGLPSFASPDANLTGPDGSMAGNPSSMMLQLNSGDGSGHMVGGGFHGGVFPLGLSLEQGKAGFLKPEEASGSEKRFRDDVVDCRASSVKNVFHGQPISSTVAAAPHPPAMRPRVRARRGQATDPHSIAERLRRERIAERIRALQELVPSVNKTDRAAMLDEIMDYVKFLKLQVKVLSMSRLGGAGAVAPLVTDIPLSSVEEESGEGGRNQPAWDKWSNDGTERQVAKLMEENVGAAMQFLQSKALCIMPISLASAIYQTQPPDTSSVVKPELNPPS